The Helianthus annuus cultivar XRQ/B chromosome 16, HanXRQr2.0-SUNRISE, whole genome shotgun sequence genome includes a window with the following:
- the LOC110882243 gene encoding vegetative cell wall protein gp1-like, with the protein MAFSSDSGVSDTIDPMGITSDDEITTDLEVYTSDTTSTDEDDFQPFALPDFGDDLPLADGLLGEDLPLVQIPAPLPLAVPFEEQPLDALPDDEIDLFIEGPPEGDQDGGAPMDDDIPLADVPVDDPVVPMVEIPAVDALVVPPFEALVVEALPDPSVSYPLESASSATIHAQDVQHYSTDTDSDMAMSAAPVVFHDFDPDPEIEFIPVEPAPADPELGVAPEPVFAPDPIPVDAPVVAPPAAEVPVVAPIPDPMPVFDDLAPFATHIDPRYADTRNGWIEDDDDYPPFVLPFTPPVVPVFAPVDVPLFHPHVSDTHRTDLPTTFLQDIPAPHPGEGPSTRPHGHMPPMTAAFPYIPPFASTAHTAFTSSAPSGKPFMWSSPNVTPLSDPYHPFHVGYTADDILISL; encoded by the coding sequence atggcatTTTCTTCTGATAGCGGAGTGTCCGACACGATAGACCCTATGGGTATTACCTCGGATGATGAGATAACCACGGACTTGGAGGTTTATACATCAGACACCACGAGTACCGACGAGGATGATTTTCAGCCCTTCGCCCTACCGGACTTTGGAGACGACTTGCCCTTAGCTGATGGTCTACTGGGAGAGGATCTACCCCTTGTCCAGATCCCTGCCCCTCTCCCATTGGCAGTTCCTTTTGAGGAACAGCCACTTGACGCGTTACCCGATGACGAGATCGATCTATTTAtcgagggtcccccggagggagACCAGGATGGCGGGGCCCCGATGGATGACGATATCCCACTTGCTGATGTTCCGGTAGATGACCCCGTTGTTCCTATGGTTGAGATTCCTGCTGTTGATGCCCTTGTTGTACCACCTTTCGAGGCTCTTGTTGTGGAGGCCTTGCCTGATCCGTCCGTTTCCTACCCGCTTGAGTCTGCATCATCCGCCACTATTCACGCCCAGGACGTGCAACACTACTCCACCGACACTGATTCAGACATGGCGATGTCTGCTGCACCCGTTGTTTTCCATGACTTTGACCCGGATCCTGAGATTGAGTTTATACCTGTTGAGCCTGCTCCAGCTGATCCAGAGCTTGGAGTTGCACCAGAGCCTGTTTTCGCTCCCGACCCTATTCCTGTTGATGCACCAGTCGTTGCACCACCAGCTGCTGAGGTCCCAGTTGTTGCACCTATACCCGACCCTATGCCAGTGTTTGATGACCTTGCACCTTTTGCCACACATATTGATCCTAGATATGCCgacacccgtaacgggtggattgaggatgatgatgactaTCCTCCATTTGTTCTACCATTCACTCCCCCTGTTGTACCTGTTTTCGCGCCCGTTGATGTTCCACTGTTCCACCCACATGTATCTGACACCCACCGCACCGACTTACCCACTACCTTTCTTCAGGACATACCCGCTCCCCATCCAGGGGAAGGACCTTCTACTAGACCGCATGGTCACATGCCACCCATGACAGCAGCTTTTCCATACATACCCCCTTTTGCATCTACTGCACACACGGCTTTTACTTCCTCAGCACCCTCGGGCAAGCCATTTATGTGGTCTTCGCCCAATGTCACGCCCTTATCAGACCCATACCATCCTTTTCATGTGGGATATACCGCGGATGATATACTCATATCCTTGTAG
- the LOC110882287 gene encoding L10-interacting MYB domain-containing protein-like translates to MAKRIRINWKQEGVEKTFLEACVHEVTVNGREGSSLKQASWKTVAENLKTQHNFIVEQRQMKNHYDFLKGKVAAWLKLKNKTGNVYDPVTNSFNLSEEEWQIEMKSNKYVEALRSVPLAYRELCCQLYEGSTSNGFDSWGPSSTLPQVKLLARSQVFGPKKRRETKIYGNIRVKSYRSW, encoded by the exons ATGGCAAAAAGGATTAGGATTAATTGGAAGCAAGAAGGTGTTGAAAAAACCTTTCTTGAAGCATGTGTTCATGAAGTAACCGTTAATGGACGTGAAGGAAGCAGTCTTAAACAAGCGTCATGGAAAACTGTAGCTGAAAATTTGAAAACACAACATAATTTCATAGTGGAACAACGTCAAATGAAGAATCACTATGATTTTCTAAAAGGAAAAGTTGCAGCTTGGTTAAAGCTTAAAAACAAAACCGGGAATGTCTATGATCCAGTTACAAACAGTTTTAACTTGTCAGAAGAAGAGTGGCAAATTGAGATGAAG TCTAACAAGTATGTAGAAGCTTTGAGAAGTGTGCCACTTGCTTACCGCGAGCTTTGTTGTCAATTGTATGAGGGGTCTACTTCAAATGGGTTTGATAGTTGGGGGCCAAGTTCTACGCTTCCCCAGGTAAAGTTGTTAGCCAGGAGTCAAGTATTCGGTCCCAAAAAAAGGAGAGAAACGAAAATATACGGCAACATTAGAGTCAAATCTTATAGAAGTTGGTGA